The genomic window TATCTACTAAATAAACAGAAGTAGCACGTTCGTAAGCTTCATCATCTAAAATAGTTCCTTCCTGTAAATAATGAGATACATCGGCTATATGAATTCCAATTTCATAGTTTCCATTTTTAAGTTGTTTAAAAGATAATGCATCATCAAAATCCTTTGCATCTTTTGGATCTATTGTAAACGTAAGTGTCGATCGCATATCGCGACGTTTTACAATTTCACCTTCTGTAATCGAGGTATCTATGTTATTTGCAAAAGCTTCAACTTCGGCAGGAAATTCATAAGGCAGTCCGTATTCCGCTAGTATGGAATGAATTTCTGTATTGTGATCACCTGGTTTCCCAAGAATCTTAATAATTGCTCCATTTGGACATTCTGCTTTGTCGGGCCATTCTTCTAAACTTACAAGAACTTTATCACCATCTTCAGCTTTCATCGTTTTTGATAAAGGCACAAAAACATCCACAGGCATTTTATTACTATCAGGAACAACGAATGCAAATTTTTCATTTAACTGTACCACACCTACATATTCTGTGCGTGCTCGTTCTATAATTTGAGTTATTTCTCCTTCTTGTTTTCCGTTTTTCTTACGGTTATAAATATATAATTCTACCGTATCACCATGCAAGGCTTTATGCATATTATTAGAGGCTATAAACACATCGTCTTCAAAGGCATCACTAATGATGTAAGCATTGCCTCTTGCAGCCATATCTACTTTTCCTACAAAATATTCTGAGGACGTAATGATTTGAAATTTACCACGTTCTACTTCTTCAATTTCTTTTTGACCTGCAAGTTTGTGAAGATTTTTTATAATTTGGTTGCGACTGCTAGCGTCGTTAACCTCTAGTTTTGCAGCAATCTGCTTGTGATTGTATGACTTTTTTCTATCGGCTTTCAGAATTGTTAAGATACTCTGACTGTAATTTTGTACCGATTGTTTGTTATTCTTTTTTCTTTTCATTTAAGGTATGTAATTAAGCAAAGCTACCACTTTAATTCAACCAAGGCTCATCTCTTTTTCAACTTTATCCACATTTAATATAATCATATTAATTTTTTATTAAATTATTTAAAAACTAATGGTGTTTATTATAGTGTGTGAATAGGTTATATAAGTTTATTTAGAATACGTAGTTTTCTTCTTTATATACATTTTATAAACATATAATTAACAACTATATTATAATTAATTATCTGATTTATAATAATTTAATTGTATATGTTATGTGTTGTTAATAACCTCTATTCACATAGAATGACTCATAAGTAATTTAGTGTTTTTTGTTTATAAACATACTTTTGATATTGATAAGTAAGTAACCAAAAAAGATAACTTAATTAGTTTTATAACTTTAAGTTGGCGGTTGATAAAATTAATCGATATATAAAAATTTAGTTTTCATAATCGTTCATTAATTATTAACAACTAATTAAAAAGGCTATAAACAATTTAATTTAAGTACCACTCTTTTTTGTAAATTTACTAATAATAAAAGTTATACCAAATGAATATATCAATAGGAAATGATCACGCAGGAACGGATTATAAATTTAGAATTATAGAATTTCTTAAATCTAAACATATAGAAGTTATAAATTACGGAACAGACTCTGATTCTAGTGTAGATTACCCAGATTTTGTACATCCTGTTGCAAAAGATGTGGAATCCAAAAAATCCACTTATGGGATTTTAATTTGTGGGAGCGCCAACGGAGTTGCGATGACAGCTAATAAATACGCTAATATAAGAGCTGGGATATGTTGGACCAATGAAATTGTTTCTCTTATACGTCAACATAATAATGCAAATATTCTTTGTATTCCCGCACGTTTCACTGAAATAGAGGGTGTTTTAGAAATGGTTGACACCTTTTTAAATACAGACTTTGAAGGCGGTCGTCATCAAAATAGGATTAATAAAATACAACCTTGTTAACTAGTAATGGGACATTCTCATAAACACGCCCCCGACCGTACAGGTCGGAATCTTCTTCTTTCTATTTTATTAAATAGTGTCATTACCCTTGCCCAAATTATTGGTGGGTTTTTATCTGGAAGTCTTGCACTTTTAAGTGATGCGCTACATAATTTAACAGATGTAATTTCACTTGTTATTTCTTATGTTGCTTCTAGTTTATCTAAAAGAAAAGCCACTATTTCTAGAACGTTTGGATATAAACGTGCCGAGATTATTGCTGCGTTTATAAATGCATCCTCTCTAATTATTATTGCTATTTATTTAATGTTTGAAGCGGTTAAGCGCTTTTTTAATCCGCAAACTATTGAACCCGATTTAGTAATATGGCTTTCTATTTTAGGGATTGTTTTTAATGGACTCAGTGTTTTATTATTAAAAAAAGACAGTGCTCATAGCATTAATATACGCTCAGCATATCTACATTTATTAACGGACATGCTTGCCAGTATTGCAGTGTTAATTGGAGGACTTCTAATGAAGTTTTATCAAATTTTTTGGGTAGATGCTGCGCTCACAATCGCCATTGCGTTGTACCTCATCATTGTGGGGTATAGTTTACTTAAAGAGTCGTTTTACATTCTTATGTTGTTCACTCCAAAAGACATCAAAATTGAGGAGATTGTTGAAGAAGTTATTAAGGTCGATCAGATAAATAACATTCATCATATTCATGTGTGGCAGTTGAATGAAACCGAAATTCATTTAGAAGCACATATAGATTTTAATGTAGATTTAAAATTTTCGGAATTTAATATAATTCTTAAAAGACTAGAAGCCACTCTTTTTACAAAGTTTAAAATAAACCACTTTAACATTCAACCAGAATTTGGGAATTCAGACCCTAAATCTATAATTATTCAAGATTAATTTATGCTAGATATTTCTATTAAAACGTTTAACCAACTTTCTTTAGAGGAGCTTTATTATTTATTACAGTTAAGAAGTGAGGTCTTTGTAGTGGAGCAAGATTGCGTCTATCAAGACGTGGATGGAAAGGATCAAAACGCCTTGCACGTTATTGGAAAAAAAGACAATAGGATTATAGCTTATACACGTATTTTTAAAGCAGGCGACTATTTTAAAGAAGCGAGTATAGGACGTGTGGTTGTTTCAGAAAAAGAGCGTCATTTAAAGTACGGTCATCAATTAATGCTTGCTTCTATAAAGGCTATTGAAACGTCTTTTTATACAAAGAAAATCAAACTCTCTGCACAAAAATATCTAGAAAAGTTCTATACCAATTTAGGATTTAAAACAATTGGCGAACCTTATTTAGAAGATGGAATTCCACACATTGCCATGGTGAAAAATTAATTTCTTTTAGAAATAGAGGTGATTTTAATTTCTACACGTTTATCGTACTTTGTTGCTTTTCCTAACGGGTATTTATTCTTTAAACCCACATAGCGCATTCGGGTTCTCTTAACGCCATTTTTAACTAAATAATCATAGATATACTTAGCTCTGGCTAACGATAAATTTCGTTTACCGGTCTTTCGGTCTACAGCATCTCTTGCATTTTTTGTGCAACAGACATGTCCTTCTATCGTAAAATAGATATCGTCTCTTTCTCGCAATGCATCCGCCATCATTTCTAGAACGGGAATGGATTCTTTTACGATGTAACTATAGCCCGTTTTAAAGAGAATATTGTCAAGCGTTATTTTATCCCCAACCGCTAATTTTTTCTTTAAAAAACGATATTCTTCTTTTTCTTTAACAACCACTTCTGGCTCCGTAATTTTATACACCACATTGATCTCAACTTTTCGGTTCAATCCTCTTATAATATTTAGGTTATCAGAGGAAATCACACGTAGCAACACTTCTCCTTTTCCATCTACGTTGCTTATAAGGTTATCATCGACACCGAAACCAGAAAATATTTTTTTAATCGCATCCGCTCTGTTTTGAGAGAGCTCCAAATTATACAAATCACTTCCACGATCGTCACAAAACCCATAAATAGCGATGCGCTCTATTTCAACATCTTTTAAACTTTGAATAAATAACACAAGGCGGTTTGTTTCTATTTGAGGCACATCAAATTGCCCCGTTTCAAAATAGACCACATGCGTGTTACCCGTCTGTGCTTGAGACAAATTCATTAGTAAAAACAGTAAAAAAACAATCTTCCTCATCTTTTCTTCAAATCTCAAATGTAACTAAACATTTGTTTATTTCAATATATTTTGATAAACCGGTATGTCATTTATAATTTCTTGGGCCTTAAATACTTCGGCGTTTTCCGAAAGAAAATACGCATACATTCCTTCTCTGTAAAAATAGCGTTTTATTATTTCCCCCTCCAAAGCAGTTATAATTTCTATTTTAAAGGTCTCCACTAATTTTAATTTTTCTTCAAGAAGCGAGCGTTCTAACCCCTCAAAACTAGTCTCCATCGTTCCGAATCCCTCTTCAATTAGCAGCGTTTTTAAATGATTAATATCTTCTTGTGTTTGACCAATTGTATTGTATTTTTTTTCGGTACTCATCTTTTTAAAACGCTCAAAATCTTTTTTATCTAAACGAAAACCCTCTAAACCTTCAACGGTATTGTTGTGAAAATATTGGTTGGAATAATCAAATACTAACGCACTTTTTAAGAGTTTCTCTATAAACTTATTTGGATTTTCATTCCCAACAAGAATATCCGGATTAATTCCACCACCGTCATATACTGTTCGCCCATTTTTTGTTTTAAAGGCTGTGTATTGGTTTTCTTCATACCGAACAGCGGATCCATCTTTTTTTCTATTTCTATAGTCCAATGCCTGAATACAGCGCCCCGACGGCGTGTAGTAACGAGAG from Formosa sp. Hel1_33_131 includes these protein-coding regions:
- the rpiB gene encoding ribose 5-phosphate isomerase B — protein: MNISIGNDHAGTDYKFRIIEFLKSKHIEVINYGTDSDSSVDYPDFVHPVAKDVESKKSTYGILICGSANGVAMTANKYANIRAGICWTNEIVSLIRQHNNANILCIPARFTEIEGVLEMVDTFLNTDFEGGRHQNRINKIQPC
- a CDS encoding cation diffusion facilitator family transporter translates to MGHSHKHAPDRTGRNLLLSILLNSVITLAQIIGGFLSGSLALLSDALHNLTDVISLVISYVASSLSKRKATISRTFGYKRAEIIAAFINASSLIIIAIYLMFEAVKRFFNPQTIEPDLVIWLSILGIVFNGLSVLLLKKDSAHSINIRSAYLHLLTDMLASIAVLIGGLLMKFYQIFWVDAALTIAIALYLIIVGYSLLKESFYILMLFTPKDIKIEEIVEEVIKVDQINNIHHIHVWQLNETEIHLEAHIDFNVDLKFSEFNIILKRLEATLFTKFKINHFNIQPEFGNSDPKSIIIQD
- a CDS encoding GNAT family N-acetyltransferase → MLDISIKTFNQLSLEELYYLLQLRSEVFVVEQDCVYQDVDGKDQNALHVIGKKDNRIIAYTRIFKAGDYFKEASIGRVVVSEKERHLKYGHQLMLASIKAIETSFYTKKIKLSAQKYLEKFYTNLGFKTIGEPYLEDGIPHIAMVKN
- a CDS encoding OmpA family protein, encoding MNLSQAQTGNTHVVYFETGQFDVPQIETNRLVLFIQSLKDVEIERIAIYGFCDDRGSDLYNLELSQNRADAIKKIFSGFGVDDNLISNVDGKGEVLLRVISSDNLNIIRGLNRKVEINVVYKITEPEVVVKEKEEYRFLKKKLAVGDKITLDNILFKTGYSYIVKESIPVLEMMADALRERDDIYFTIEGHVCCTKNARDAVDRKTGKRNLSLARAKYIYDYLVKNGVKRTRMRYVGLKNKYPLGKATKYDKRVEIKITSISKRN